One window of the Archaeoglobus sulfaticallidus PM70-1 genome contains the following:
- the hdrA2 gene encoding CoB-CoM heterodisulfide reductase HdrA2 codes for MRIGVFICHCGLNIARVIDIDALVDYAKKLDGVVYSADIKYSCSDSAQEEIINAIKEHNLDRIVVSACSPKLHEHTFRNVALRAGINPYMVVMANIREQCSWVHSRTPQLATIKAKDLIRMAVAKARELKPLERVDKPVKKSALVIGGGIAGIEAALNIADSGIKVYLVEKRPTIGGHMATLNEVFPTNDCSICILAPKMSEVWNHPNIEVITSAEVKSVTGSSGDFRVSVIKYPRYVDTSKCKGCIDDCSSVCPVEVPNEFDYTIGTRKAIYIPIPQSTPLYASIDWEHCIGCRLCEKACEPEAIDFNQKAEEIEINVGTIIVATGFKAFDARKKTEYGYGRYPNVITSLELERLLSASGPTQGILLRPSDSKIPKRIAFIQCVGSRDENTNRYCSRVCCMATLKNAFTIKERYPDSEIYVYYIDIRAFGRMYEEFFRRVQEKGVRFVRARVADIIEVEDGNLLLNYENTLSGEYEEKEFDLVVLAVGMEANNELATKLGISVGEDGFYEAVHPKLRPSETNVRGIFLAGTSSGPRDIQDSIASAGLSASKAIHMMLKGSTEMEPYFAFVDRDKCIGCGICRRVCRFNAISMVDKKAFVDSNSCVMCGICVSACPVDAIDMGFFSDSQIKAEIMALAEEKSIFPLILVFACWYCSYGAIDLAGTTKLQYEPNIRVIRTLCSGRVDPEWILFALKSGIDGVMVSGCRMGECHFKYGNYKASDRVNAIREALKEVGINPDRVATSWHSAGEAKEIVSDFNDFVRKIRELGAIEKELGDGDGS; via the coding sequence ATGCGAATAGGTGTTTTCATATGTCACTGTGGTCTGAACATTGCAAGGGTAATCGACATCGATGCCCTCGTAGATTATGCGAAAAAGCTCGATGGAGTTGTTTATTCTGCTGATATTAAGTATTCATGTTCCGATTCAGCTCAGGAAGAGATAATCAATGCGATTAAAGAACACAACCTTGACAGGATAGTTGTCTCAGCCTGCAGTCCGAAGCTGCATGAGCACACATTCAGAAATGTAGCGTTAAGAGCCGGAATAAACCCCTACATGGTCGTTATGGCGAACATAAGGGAGCAGTGCTCGTGGGTTCACTCCAGAACACCGCAGCTTGCAACGATAAAAGCAAAAGACCTGATAAGGATGGCGGTTGCGAAGGCGAGAGAGCTTAAGCCTCTGGAGAGAGTTGATAAGCCCGTAAAGAAATCCGCCCTTGTCATCGGTGGAGGTATTGCTGGCATAGAGGCTGCTCTGAACATAGCAGATTCTGGAATAAAGGTCTATCTTGTCGAAAAAAGACCAACCATTGGCGGCCACATGGCAACGCTGAATGAGGTATTTCCAACAAACGACTGCTCCATCTGCATTCTCGCCCCCAAGATGAGCGAGGTGTGGAACCACCCTAACATAGAGGTTATAACCAGTGCTGAAGTTAAGAGCGTAACGGGCAGTTCGGGAGATTTCAGGGTTAGCGTGATAAAGTATCCGAGGTATGTTGACACATCGAAATGCAAAGGCTGCATCGACGATTGCAGTTCAGTCTGCCCGGTGGAGGTTCCCAACGAGTTCGATTATACGATCGGGACGAGGAAAGCTATCTACATACCGATACCTCAGTCCACACCGCTTTACGCCTCAATAGACTGGGAGCACTGCATTGGATGCAGACTCTGCGAGAAAGCCTGTGAGCCTGAGGCAATTGACTTCAATCAGAAGGCTGAAGAGATTGAGATAAATGTCGGGACGATAATCGTGGCTACAGGCTTCAAAGCCTTCGATGCGAGAAAGAAGACCGAATATGGCTATGGCAGATACCCGAATGTGATAACCTCCCTTGAACTGGAAAGGCTTTTATCAGCCTCCGGGCCAACTCAGGGAATCCTTCTCAGGCCATCAGATTCGAAAATACCTAAGAGAATAGCGTTCATCCAGTGCGTTGGAAGCAGGGATGAGAACACGAACAGATACTGCAGCAGGGTTTGTTGCATGGCAACCCTGAAGAACGCTTTTACGATTAAGGAAAGGTATCCTGACTCGGAGATATATGTCTATTACATCGACATAAGAGCCTTTGGAAGGATGTATGAGGAGTTCTTCAGAAGGGTTCAGGAGAAAGGTGTGAGGTTCGTGAGAGCCAGAGTTGCAGACATTATCGAGGTTGAAGATGGCAACCTCCTGCTCAACTATGAAAACACTCTGTCTGGAGAGTATGAGGAGAAAGAGTTCGATCTGGTTGTGCTTGCAGTCGGGATGGAGGCCAACAACGAACTGGCGACAAAGCTTGGAATATCTGTCGGCGAGGATGGTTTTTATGAAGCCGTTCATCCAAAGCTCAGACCGAGCGAGACAAATGTGAGGGGGATATTTCTTGCCGGAACGAGCAGCGGGCCGAGAGATATTCAGGACTCAATCGCTTCAGCAGGACTTTCGGCATCGAAAGCAATCCATATGATGCTGAAAGGCTCAACAGAAATGGAACCGTATTTTGCCTTTGTTGACAGGGATAAATGCATTGGGTGTGGGATCTGCAGGAGAGTTTGCAGGTTCAACGCGATCTCGATGGTTGACAAGAAAGCGTTTGTTGACTCGAACTCATGTGTTATGTGTGGTATATGTGTTTCTGCATGCCCGGTTGATGCGATAGACATGGGATTCTTCAGCGATTCCCAGATCAAGGCTGAGATAATGGCTCTGGCTGAAGAGAAGTCGATATTCCCACTCATACTGGTGTTTGCATGCTGGTACTGCAGCTATGGTGCCATAGATCTTGCCGGAACGACAAAATTGCAGTATGAGCCAAACATACGGGTAATAAGGACTCTCTGCTCCGGTAGAGTCGATCCGGAGTGGATTCTCTTTGCACTCAAAAGCGGAATCGATGGAGTTATGGTTTCGGGATGCAGAATGGGAGAATGCCATTTCAAGTACGGAAACTATAAAGCATCTGACAGGGTTAATGCTATCAGGGAGGCTTTGAAGGAGGTTGGGATCAATCCAGACAGGGTTGCAACATCCTGGCACTCTGCTGGTGAGGCGAAGGAGATTGTCAGCGACTTCAACGATTTTGTAAGGAAAATTAGGGAGTTGGGAGCGATTGAGAAAGAGCTGGGGGATGGAGATGGAAGTTAA